In Brachypodium distachyon strain Bd21 chromosome 5, Brachypodium_distachyon_v3.0, whole genome shotgun sequence, the genomic window GTACCGAATTCTTTTAGACTACGTTCTTTAATTACTAACCACTCAATGTATAATTGCACACCTAGAAGATTCATGGCAACTGATTTAACTGAAGACCTTTGCTCTTTTCATGAAACCAGAGGAAAACTTCACCAAGAACCCAACAAACCTCATGGATGTCTACAGCTTTGGGGTCATTCTTCTGGAGCTGGTCACCGGGAGGCCTGCGGAGCAGCTGGCATCCAAGGACTCTTCAGACATTGTCAGGTGGGTGCGGAGGCGGATCAACTTGGTGGACGGCGCATCGCAGATACTGGACCCCAACATATCCCATACGGCTCAACAGGGGATGCAGGCAGCCCTGGAGCTAGCGGTGCGCTGCACGTCGGTGAAGCCTGACCAGAGACCGGATATCACTGAAGTTTTCCGGTTGCTGCAGGCGTTGTATTTCAGCGCCACCATGCCCTGAAAGTTGTTACGGAATCTTGACTGGAGAAGAACTGCGGCGTTCAGTTCTTGGGTTGTCatcttcagagttcagactaTGCGTTTCGTGGATGTTGTACATATTGTAGGATTACGATAATATTAGCAGAATAAAGAAATAAGACACCAGTCGATCTGTATGTTTACTAGGCGTACCTCTCACCGTACTATATTTAGCAAGGTTGTAGGCAACAAGAGTAACAGTGCAGAAGTTTTAATTACACGCTTGTCATGCATTCACAATTTCACATATACTTCATATGATTGTATTGCTACTATATTTACAAGGTAACATATCGTGTGTCCGATATGTTAGGTAAATATTCTCATCAGTGGAGCCAAAATGATGGGCATCAGTGGGTGATTCCGCATCTAATGGATGATGGGTTATCTGTTTTACAGTATGAGAATGATATAATCTTTTTTATGGATCATGACCTGAACTCCTGAAGCAAGCTGCCAATTTAAAAGTCATTTTGCGTGTTTTGAGTAGTTATCGGGACTAAAGATATAAGTTCACAAAAGTGAAATTTATTGTTTCGGGGAGGTTACGATAAATGTGCCTGGATATGCATGGGGTGCATTACGCCAAGTACCCTGGCATCCATATTCACTATCGCAAacttcatactccctccgttcaacaaaagatgtctcaattttgattaaatttgaatgcatctatacactaagtcacatctagatacatccaaattttgacaaaattgagacattttttgttggacggagggagtagcagagATTGGAAGAATATTGAAAACCCTTTTGAGAAACAACTAAGCAGTTGGCACACCTCTAGTTAATCTTATAGCAGTCGGCTATTTCTCACTAACTCGGCTCTGAGTAGTCTCTCTATTTTCGTCATGTCCTTCTTAGAGATCCTCTGAGGAGTTCACGAGAGATCACACTTTTATCGTTCTAGGTTTTCTAGCAAAGAGATCAACATGGCAGGAAGTATCGGTTGCCTAAAATGAGAGATTTTGTGTACTCCTTAGGACCAAAGAGGCCTAGGTGTTTAGGACTTAGGTATTAAAAATAAATGTCTGCTCAGTAAATGGTTGTTAAAATTACTCACATAGGAATAGGATGGAGTCTGACGGTCACTTCTCCTCTCCTCAATACTTGAAGCTAAATCCACTTTcgccagaaaaagccaaaccgATGGAGTCTCATTTTTGTTAGGGTCTAATGTGGGTCAAATAATATTTTTCCAATTTGGCTCCTTTCCAGTCTTGACTGGCGAATCTATGTGGGTTTGGGAAGATAATTGGTTAGGGAGCACGTATTTCGTATTTAATATCACTCGAAAACATGCTATGGTGGCATCTATTTTAGGAGTGGCACTACTCGATGTTAATTTCTGCAAAACATAAATAGGACGGCATTTAAATAATTGGCATGGGATATGTTGCATAACATGGATCATATAATTTTGGAAGTCTTTAATTGGAAAGGGAATAAATAGCTTCCTTTATTCACTTATTCTAGCAAAAAAGTATAAGCTAAAAGATAGTTTTCTAAAATAGTGATTGGAAAACCCACGAGTTTGATGCTTACCCTTATTGTGTCCCTTTTTATATTTGTACatatattttctttattttaatatatactctctctgtcGGAATCTTTCCTACAgatttctttcaaaaaaacgAGCCGTAGCAGGAGAGTGAGAAATTTAAAAATCAAATGACAATCTTGTACATGAGGAACTATCCGTCACCACAACACCACCCTGTTTAAGCATCAAACTTTGTGAACTTTTATGCCACGAAAGAAGGCGGAACTGAAATCATCTGAGGTACTGATTTTCTATACATTGAGAAGTAAACTAAATGCATTGATAAGTACAAATAGCATGAGAACTAATAAAGATGTTCACACTGTGCAGAGAACCACCTTTGAAGTATGCATGGAAATTGCAGAGAAGAACAACAGGCGCTGCTTTTGGACATCACATAAGAGCATTTTGTCCTACAATGGTCTTCTACACGTACACTTCGAAAATGATGCGTATGCTCAGCAGAATTCACCAACACCCTAAGCTTACCTAACAATTGTTCTGATGGCAATGAACCAGGAACGACCGATGCCTGGAGAAGCACATCCTGATAAAAATCctgcaaagaaaatgaaagaaagaaacaatgaGCAAGTATCCAAACGGATTATTTTCCTTTAGGTCGAGAGAGAACATACCCTGTTGTATGGTTcccgtggaggaggagatggttCAATCCATTCTGCAAAAACATAGGCAGAATTGAGGGAAACCAATATCAGGAAACATAGAACCAATTTTTGAAGGCAGAACCGGACGGGGCCAGAGAATAAAGTAACTGCTTTGTTACTGTGTAGGAGGCTGCTTCAGGAGATCCAACCGCTGAACGTTGGTGCTTTAAGCAGGCTGTCGATTGGGAAGTGGACGGAGTTGGATGCAGGGGTTGATGGCCGCTGATTTTGTGTGGCCTGTTGGGGGCGCAGAGACATGCTCCACGCGCATGCAGAGGTAGAGGAAGAAGGTATACCTTAAAGCAAACGTACGATTGATGTTTTTACAAATATCGCTGAGACGACGCGTTGGAATAGCTCAGAGACCAAGGATTCCTGGAAGCGAGATTTGAATAACGGGTTTAAGAGCACCAGGTCAGGGACGCCAAGAACGCGAGGATACAAAGGAGGCAAGATGGAGAGAGCAACTGTGAAGGGGAGTTGTAAACAGAGGCTGGATTGGGGGCCGTGGCGTAGCAGCAAAGAAGACAACTCGAGCTCTCGGCAAAAATTgggtagaaaaaaaaaggcatgatATATATGTGGCTTCACCGGGTAGCAAGAAAACTCATCACTAGTAGGAGGCAACTGTGGTAACAGAGGATTCTGCAACCAGGATTGAAGTACCGAGTACAAAAGGAACTACGGAAGAACAAGTGACAACAAgattaaaataataattccaCCATACAAAAAACTTTTAAAACCATCCTTATTCCATCACAACATGATGAATATAAGTTTACAACAAGATTATTCCATTACATGGCATGAACATATGAAGATGACAGTCTACAAACTAGAACATTACagaaacaaattatttagGAAACATATAAATTAAAACGATCTATTGGCTACAGCAAGCAGTTTTGCCACATTACACTCTGCCTGATCTTTCAGCAGCTTCAGACCAGGCATGATAAACATTTTCCACCACCATGACTGGTGGTGCTCACTATGTCGCCAAGCAATTTGGCGACGCATCACTCTTCCGCATCTTGTGCACGTTCGGCCCGAACTCTAGCTCGGGTCTGATaaactcttcttcctccattaaTGTTGCAGTTATTCACCATGTCACTCAGGAAGAACCAGCAGATTGTGCTTTTCGGCAGACCCGGTACGACACCAGCCACAGGATGGCAAGGTGTAGACCTCCCAGTTTCCATATCAAAGACCATTCCCTGATCCCTACCACTCCCACCAATCCAGTACACACAATTACCCTTCAGCCCCGGAATACCTTCAGCATACATCGACACCGCATTGTTTCTCCCAACAAACACTGAGTAGCCCCCCAAGTCAGTCACAGCATCCCAGCATGGTTGGCGCCGGGGATAATACCTCAGAACCAATACTTCATTCTCTGAAACACGACGATGACCGCCTCCTGGCAGCTGCAAAGTAACCGTGCAGCTGGCATTCCTCCAGATTTGGTACAGGTTACCCTCACAGAACACCAGGTTCTTGGCACTAGTAAAAACTGACACTGTGTTGTATGGCGGGGCAAAACTGTTGTCAGGGTCAAATGGAAGGTTGCTCTCAGACAACAAGGGCTCAACCGTAGCTGGTGCATTCAGGTCTGGCCCAACAGATCCAGGAGGAACTTTCCTAGGCATAAGCACATCCGGACCGAAGGCAGCCTTAATATGTGAGATAGATTGATGCGGCTGGTACTCTCTCCATCGGCGATGTTCATAGCACATCATGCGCAAGTTGCGCTGTTGTTGATTTCGCCTCCCATGAAAACTAAGTGCGGGATGATCAGTGGGTGAGAGTACAGGTACCGTTTGTTCTGATGGGCCAGCAGCTGAATCCTCGGCGACCACAGGCttccggcggcgacgctcCGGCAGGCGGAGCACGTACACGTCTCCGCACCGCGTGAGGCAGTAGACTCTACCTTTGTCGTGGTAGACGACATCGGCGAGCTGGTCCCCAGCGACCAGGCGGACGGGATCGAGGATGGCCCACCTCCTGGCCCCGGCCGTGACGTAGGCGAGCCTGTCTATGTCACAGATGGCCGCGGCGACGAAGTCGTCCTTGGCGGGGTTGGGAGCGAAGACGAGCTTCGAGACCCACCTACTCTCGTAGATCAGCGGAGGCAGGAGGATCTCGGTGCCGCTGATGGGGCTAAAGAGGCTGAACATGTTGTGCCCGCCGTAGAGGCAGATGGAGAGGGCGAGCCAGCCGTTGCTAGAGCCGACGCAGCGCCCCCCCGAGAGGATGGGCTTGAGCTCGAAGGAGCGTTGCGTCGggagcgaggcggcggagggg contains:
- the LOC100838142 gene encoding uncharacterized protein LOC100838142, producing the protein MPTRQWSIKFPNLAIASDAETLELDGLTSPLRQNPPIAMPQFRRWADLPPDLLCRIGDILDLKCYASARGACTAWRCALAPPSPSLLVVLDDNRYRPSAASLPTQRSFELKPILSGGRCVGSSNGWLALSICLYGGHNMFSLFSPISGTEILLPPLIYESRWVSKLVFAPNPAKDDFVAAAICDIDRLAYVTAGARRWAILDPVRLVAGDQLADVVYHDKGRVYCLTRCGDVYVLRLPERRRRKPVVAEDSAAGPSEQTVPVLSPTDHPALSFHGRRNQQQRNLRMMCYEHRRWREYQPHQSISHIKAAFGPDVLMPRKVPPGSVGPDLNAPATVEPLLSESNLPFDPDNSFAPPYNTVSVFTSAKNLVFCEGNLYQIWRNASCTVTLQLPGGGHRRVSENEVLVLRYYPRRQPCWDAVTDLGGYSVFVGRNNAVSMYAEGIPGLKGNCVYWIGGSGRDQGMVFDMETGRSTPCHPVAGVVPGLPKSTICWFFLSDMVNNCNINGGRRVYQTRARVRAERAQDAEE